One segment of Streptomyces roseifaciens DNA contains the following:
- a CDS encoding DEAD/DEAH box helicase: MTDDMSPAERYALSRVRAAEQATALAPFREMYEFELDPFQIDACKALEGGKGVLVAAPTGSGKTIVGEFAVHLALTQGRKCFYTTPIKALSNQKYSDLVKRYGAAKVGLLTGDNSVNADAPVLVMTTEVLRNMLYANSQALIGLGHVVMDEVHYLSDRFRGAVWEEVIIHLPESVTLVSLSATVSNAEEFGDWLDTVRGDTEVIVSEERPVPLWQHVLAGRRMYDLFEEETDHGGRGAARREVNPDLLRMARMENSRTYNPRERRRGKMVREADRERERRQRSRIWTPGRPEVIERLDAEGLLPAITFIFSRAGCEAAVQQCLYAGLRLNDDEARARVRSIVEERTAAIPDEDLHVLGYFEWLEGLERGIAAHHAGMLPTFKEVVEELFVKGLVKAVFATETLALGINMPARTVVLEKLVKWNGETHADITPGEYTQLTGRAGRRGIDVEGHAVVLWQRAMDPAALAGLAGTRTYPLRSSFKPSYNMAVNLVSQFGRHRSRELLETSFAQFQADKSVVGISRQVQKNEEGLAGYREAVTCHLGDFEEYARMRRELKDRETDLAKQGAVQRRAAAATALERLKPGDVIHVPTGKYAGLALVLDPGLPPARADRHRGFDAHDGPRPLVLTAERQVKRLAPMDFPVPVEPLERMRIPKSFNPRSPQSRRDLASALRTKAGHIVPDRHRKPRAAGADDAEINRLRAALRAHPCHGCSDREDHARWAERYHRLLRDTRQLERRIEGRTNTIARTFDRICALLTDLDYLHGNEVTEHGKRLARLYGELDLLASECLRDGVWEGLKPAELAACASALVFEARMADDAAPPKLPTGPAKEALGEMVRIWGRLDALEEQHKINQAEGVGQREPDLGFAWAAYRWASGHGLDEVLREVEMPAGDFVRWCKQLIDVLGQIAAAAPQDGSTVARNARRAVDGLLRGVVAYSSVG, from the coding sequence ATGACCGACGACATGTCCCCTGCTGAGCGCTACGCCCTGTCACGGGTGCGCGCCGCCGAGCAGGCCACCGCGCTCGCACCGTTCCGCGAGATGTACGAATTCGAACTCGACCCCTTCCAGATAGACGCCTGCAAGGCCCTGGAGGGCGGGAAGGGTGTGCTGGTCGCCGCGCCGACCGGTTCGGGCAAGACCATCGTGGGCGAGTTCGCCGTCCACCTGGCCCTCACGCAGGGCCGCAAGTGCTTCTACACGACGCCCATCAAGGCGCTGTCGAACCAGAAGTACAGCGATCTCGTCAAGCGCTACGGCGCCGCCAAGGTCGGCCTGCTGACCGGCGACAACAGCGTCAACGCCGACGCCCCGGTGCTCGTGATGACCACCGAGGTCCTGCGCAACATGCTCTACGCCAACTCCCAGGCTCTCATCGGCCTGGGCCACGTGGTCATGGACGAGGTGCACTACCTCTCCGACCGCTTCCGCGGCGCCGTCTGGGAGGAGGTCATCATCCACCTCCCGGAGTCGGTGACCCTGGTCTCCCTGTCGGCCACCGTCTCCAACGCCGAGGAGTTCGGCGACTGGCTGGACACCGTGCGCGGCGACACCGAGGTCATCGTCTCCGAGGAGCGGCCCGTCCCGCTGTGGCAGCACGTGCTCGCCGGCCGGCGGATGTACGACCTCTTCGAGGAGGAGACGGACCACGGCGGCCGCGGCGCCGCGCGGCGCGAGGTCAACCCCGACCTGCTGCGCATGGCCCGCATGGAGAACAGCCGCACCTACAACCCGCGCGAGCGCCGCCGCGGCAAGATGGTGCGCGAGGCCGACCGCGAGCGCGAGCGCCGCCAGCGCAGCCGCATCTGGACGCCCGGCCGCCCGGAGGTCATCGAGCGCCTCGACGCCGAGGGCCTGCTGCCCGCGATCACCTTCATCTTCAGCCGCGCCGGCTGCGAGGCCGCCGTCCAGCAGTGCCTCTACGCCGGCCTGCGGCTCAACGACGACGAGGCCCGCGCCAGGGTCCGCTCGATCGTCGAGGAGCGCACGGCCGCCATCCCCGACGAGGACCTGCACGTCCTCGGCTACTTCGAGTGGCTGGAGGGGCTGGAGCGCGGCATCGCCGCCCACCACGCGGGCATGCTGCCGACCTTCAAGGAGGTCGTGGAGGAGCTCTTCGTCAAGGGCCTGGTCAAGGCCGTCTTCGCCACCGAGACGCTGGCCCTCGGCATCAACATGCCGGCCCGCACGGTGGTGCTGGAGAAGCTCGTCAAGTGGAACGGCGAGACCCATGCGGACATCACCCCCGGCGAGTACACCCAGCTGACGGGCCGGGCCGGGCGGCGCGGCATCGACGTCGAGGGGCACGCCGTCGTGCTCTGGCAGCGCGCCATGGACCCGGCCGCGCTCGCCGGCCTCGCGGGCACCCGCACGTACCCCCTGCGCTCCAGCTTCAAGCCGTCGTACAACATGGCGGTCAACCTCGTCTCGCAGTTCGGGCGGCACCGCTCGCGCGAGCTCCTGGAGACCTCGTTCGCGCAGTTCCAGGCCGACAAGTCGGTCGTCGGCATCTCCCGGCAGGTGCAGAAGAACGAGGAGGGCCTGGCGGGTTACCGCGAAGCCGTCACCTGCCACCTGGGCGACTTCGAGGAGTACGCCCGGATGCGCCGCGAGCTGAAGGACCGTGAGACCGACCTGGCCAAGCAGGGCGCGGTGCAGCGGCGTGCCGCCGCGGCGACGGCCCTGGAGCGGCTCAAGCCCGGCGACGTCATCCACGTCCCGACCGGCAAGTACGCGGGCCTGGCCCTCGTGCTGGACCCCGGCCTGCCGCCCGCCCGTGCCGACCGCCACCGCGGCTTCGACGCCCACGACGGCCCGCGCCCGCTGGTGCTCACCGCCGAGCGGCAGGTCAAGCGCCTCGCCCCCATGGACTTCCCCGTGCCGGTCGAGCCGCTGGAGCGGATGAGGATCCCCAAGTCCTTCAACCCGCGCTCCCCGCAGTCGCGCCGCGACCTCGCCTCCGCGCTGCGCACCAAGGCGGGCCACATCGTGCCCGACCGGCACCGCAAGCCCCGGGCGGCCGGCGCCGACGACGCCGAGATCAACCGGCTGCGCGCCGCCCTGCGCGCGCACCCCTGCCACGGTTGCTCCGACCGCGAGGACCACGCCCGCTGGGCGGAGCGCTACCACCGGCTGCTGCGGGACACCCGCCAGCTGGAGCGGCGCATCGAGGGGCGTACGAACACCATCGCCCGTACCTTCGACCGGATCTGCGCCCTCCTGACCGACCTGGACTACCTGCACGGGAACGAGGTCACCGAGCACGGCAAGCGGCTCGCCCGGCTCTACGGCGAGCTGGACCTGCTGGCCTCCGAGTGCCTGCGCGACGGCGTGTGGGAGGGGCTGAAGCCGGCCGAGCTGGCGGCGTGCGCCTCGGCGCTCGTCTTCGAGGCGCGCATGGCCGACGACGCGGCGCCCCCGAAGCTGCCCACGGGCCCGGCGAAGGAAGCCCTCGGCGAGATGGTCCGCATCTGGGGCCGGCTCGACGCCCTGGAGGAACAGCACAAGATCAACCAGGCGGAGGGGGTCGGCCAGCGCGAGCCGGACCTCGGCTTCGCCTGGGCCGCGTACCGCTGGGCGTCCGGGCACGGCCTGGACGAGGTCCTGCGGGAGGTCGAGATGCCGGCCGGCGACTTCGTCCGGTGGTGCAAGCAGCTGATCGACGTACTGGGCCAGATCGCGGCGGCGGCGCCGCAGGACGGCAGCACGGTGGCGCGGAATGCGCGGCGCGCGGTGGACGGCTTGCTGCGGGGTGTCGTGGCGTACTCGTCGGTGGGCTGA
- a CDS encoding siderophore-interacting protein — MAERPVRQRPKLNRARVVRTERLTPHMVRVVLGGEGLADFGAGEHTDHYVKLLFPVPGVTYPESFDMEIIRRELPHEQWPKTRTYTVRSFDREARELVIDFVVHGDEGLAGPWAASVRPGAEVFFRGPGGAYSPDPAADWHLLAGDESALPAIAASLERIPAGARVHAFVEIAGPEDEQKLELAEGVEVTWLHRGDAPVGEPLVAAVRALDFPTGDVQAFVHGEAGFVKELRRYLRVEREVPRERLSVSGYWRRGHDEDGWQASKPEWNQQVETEQEGAAAA; from the coding sequence ATGGCAGAGCGTCCCGTCCGGCAGAGGCCGAAGCTCAACCGAGCCCGCGTAGTGCGCACCGAGCGGCTCACGCCGCACATGGTGCGCGTGGTGCTCGGCGGCGAGGGCCTCGCGGACTTCGGCGCGGGCGAGCACACCGACCACTACGTGAAGCTGCTCTTCCCCGTGCCCGGTGTCACCTATCCCGAGTCCTTCGACATGGAGATCATCCGCCGCGAGCTGCCCCACGAGCAGTGGCCGAAGACCCGCACCTACACGGTGCGCTCCTTCGACCGCGAGGCGCGCGAGCTGGTCATCGACTTCGTCGTCCACGGCGACGAGGGCCTGGCCGGCCCGTGGGCGGCCTCCGTCCGGCCGGGCGCCGAGGTGTTCTTCCGCGGCCCCGGCGGCGCGTACTCCCCCGACCCGGCCGCCGACTGGCACCTCCTGGCGGGCGACGAGAGCGCGCTGCCGGCGATCGCCGCGTCCCTGGAGCGGATCCCGGCGGGCGCGCGCGTGCACGCCTTCGTCGAGATCGCGGGCCCGGAGGACGAGCAGAAGCTGGAGCTGGCCGAGGGCGTCGAGGTCACGTGGCTGCACCGCGGCGACGCGCCCGTCGGCGAGCCCCTCGTCGCGGCCGTGCGTGCGCTCGACTTCCCCACCGGCGACGTCCAGGCCTTCGTCCACGGCGAGGCCGGCTTCGTGAAGGAGCTCCGCCGCTACCTGCGCGTGGAGCGGGAGGTGCCGCGCGAGCGCCTGTCGGTGTCGGGCTACTGGCGCCGCGGCCACGACGAGGACGGCTGGCAGGCGTCCAAGCCCGAGTGGAACCAGCAGGTCGAGACGGAGCAGGAGGGCGCGGCCGCGGCATAG